Below is a genomic region from Bacteroidales bacterium.
GCTCAGCAATGTCCTTACCAGTACGGACCAGCAGTATACCATGCACGTGCATACCTTAAAGCATGTGGCGATATAACAGAGTACATCAATTCGTGCGAAAATACTTTGCCTGCATCGGGTTCAAAATTGTCAAACACTAATGAAAATACCATACAGGAAATAACAATTAGTGTTTATCCCAACCCTGCAAAAGACGAGGTTATTATTTCTATACCTATTGAAATCAAAAGTATATACAAGATAGAGCTAATAGATGTTCTTGGACAAACTATACTTTCAGAAAGTATAAATAAAAATCTTTATACTTTATCCTTAAGTGGAATTAATAAAGGTGTTTATATTTGTAAAATATTAGATGAAAAAAGCAATGTTTTATTCAATGATAAACTTACAGTTATTAAATAATTTTTAAACTTCGAAGCATTCCGATATATATCGGAATGCTTTTATTTTATGAAAAAAGTACTAATAATATTATTGTTTTTTCTATATACAGTAAAAGGAATTACTCAAAATTTAGTTCCTAATCCAAGTTTTGAAGAATATTCAATCTGTCCATCTTCTTTAGGTCAGTTATCTTTTTCTATTCCATGGCAAAACCCAAATAATCGCACTCCTGATTTTTGCAATTCTTGTTGTAGTATTTCAACTGGTTCTTCTGTTCCTGATAATTCATGGGGGAATGAAAATGCACATACAGGTATTGGTTATAGTGGAATTTGTTCATTTTATAAGTCAGAACTGGGTAGAGAATATGTACAGGTTCTTCTAATAGATAGTTTAAAAAACAATACGATATATTGCGTTGAATTTTATGTAAGTCTTGGAGATAAATCAGATTATGCTGTAAATAATCTTGGGGCGTTCCTGTCTACAATGGCAATAAATAGTACGAACGATCTTATAATTTGCATTCCTCAAATTATTAATATTAGTACAAATCCTTTAACAAATAAAGACGGTTGGAAAAAAATATCAGGTTCGTTTGTTGCATCAGGAGGTGAAAAATATATTACTATCGGGAATTTTAATGACGATCCTTTTTCAGATACTATCCATGTAGATTCATCTGGATATTGTGGAGGAATGACATATTATTACATAGATGATGTGTGCGTTTACGATTGCAGTGCACCTGTATATATTGCTGAAGCAGGAAATAACACAACAATATGCAAAGGCGATAGTGTGCAGATAGGTTCTACGCCTCATGCTCAATACCTATATAACTGGCAACCATCAATAGGATTAAGCGATACAACAATTGCAAACCCTTATGCTAAACCTGAAATTACAACAAAATATTATTTAACCCAAAAAGATTTTAAATTCGATGAAACGATTGATAGCATTACTGTATTTGTAAAAGATTGCAATGATTCAATTACAATACCAAATGCCTTTACCCCCAACGGCGATAGCTACAATGATTATTTTATAGTTCATGGAAAAAATATTAAAACCATAAGCGGAAAAATATTTAACCGCTGGGGGCAGGAGCTATACAAGTTTACAGATGCAAACAGCAACCCGATAGCTATCGGGTGGAATGGTAAAACCGAACAGGGAAATGAAGTTTCGGAAGGGACATATTTTTATATTATTACTGTTACTTTTGAAAACGGAGAAGTGCAGGAAAAGCATGGATGTATTGAGTTGCTGAGGTAATTCAGAAATAAAACACAAGAATTTTTAATGTTGAATTATTAATTTTAAATGAAATAAAATGAAAAAAATAATACTATTTATTTTTGTATTTACATTAACCATTAATCATATAAATGCTCAATGGCAACAGACAAGCCTTGATAATACTCAAGTTTATTCATTAGCCATAAGCGGAAACAATATTTTTGCCGGGACTTTTTATGGTAGTGGTGTGTACTTGTCTTCAAACAATGGAAATAATTGGACTGTTGTGAATACAGGCTTAACAAGTACAATGATACAATCATTAGCTATAAGCGGAAACAACATTTTTGCTGGGACATATAATAATGGGGTATACTTATCAACAGATAATGGCAATAATTGGACAGATATGAATACAGGCTTATTAGATGCCAATATCAAAGCATTAACTATAAAAGGGGACACCATTTTTGCAGGAACTAATGGCGGTGTTTATCTGTCTACAAACAATGGACAAAATTGGGCAGCAACATCTTTATCTGATACTAT
It encodes:
- a CDS encoding gliding motility-associated C-terminal domain-containing protein, with protein sequence MKKVLIILLFFLYTVKGITQNLVPNPSFEEYSICPSSLGQLSFSIPWQNPNNRTPDFCNSCCSISTGSSVPDNSWGNENAHTGIGYSGICSFYKSELGREYVQVLLIDSLKNNTIYCVEFYVSLGDKSDYAVNNLGAFLSTMAINSTNDLIICIPQIINISTNPLTNKDGWKKISGSFVASGGEKYITIGNFNDDPFSDTIHVDSSGYCGGMTYYYIDDVCVYDCSAPVYIAEAGNNTTICKGDSVQIGSTPHAQYLYNWQPSIGLSDTTIANPYAKPEITTKYYLTQKDFKFDETIDSITVFVKDCNDSITIPNAFTPNGDSYNDYFIVHGKNIKTISGKIFNRWGQELYKFTDANSNPIAIGWNGKTEQGNEVSEGTYFYIITVTFENGEVQEKHGCIELLR